In one Chryseobacterium camelliae genomic region, the following are encoded:
- a CDS encoding enoyl-CoA hydratase/isomerase family protein: MNYENILLQTEERISIITINRPESLNALNAKTIQEISSALDQLNADASCRAIIITGSGEKSFVAGADIKEFSDFGQEKAEELARNGQNSLFNKIENLPKPVIAAVNGFALGGGLELAMACHIRYASENARLGLPEVTLGLIPGYGGTQRLPKLVGKGLANEIIFSAKMIPAQKAKEIGLVNEIFPIEELLTKTKELAKTIANNSPMAISKAIHAVNLSDTDKGFETEIKSFGELFEMADKKEGVSAFMEKRKPTF; this comes from the coding sequence ATGAACTACGAAAACATATTATTACAAACAGAGGAGAGAATATCAATCATCACTATAAACAGACCTGAAAGCTTAAATGCATTAAATGCTAAAACGATTCAGGAGATTAGCAGTGCGTTGGACCAGTTAAATGCTGATGCATCTTGTAGAGCAATTATTATTACCGGGAGTGGAGAAAAATCATTCGTAGCCGGTGCAGACATTAAAGAATTCAGCGATTTCGGACAGGAAAAAGCTGAAGAATTGGCAAGAAACGGACAAAATTCATTATTCAATAAAATTGAAAACTTGCCTAAGCCGGTGATTGCAGCAGTGAACGGATTTGCTTTAGGCGGAGGCCTGGAACTGGCAATGGCTTGCCATATCAGGTATGCATCAGAAAATGCAAGATTAGGACTTCCCGAGGTGACATTAGGATTAATTCCTGGTTACGGTGGTACTCAAAGACTTCCGAAATTAGTAGGAAAAGGTTTAGCTAATGAAATTATTTTCTCCGCTAAAATGATTCCTGCGCAAAAAGCCAAAGAAATAGGACTTGTCAATGAAATTTTTCCTATTGAAGAGCTTTTAACAAAAACCAAAGAGCTGGCAAAAACCATTGCTAATAATTCGCCAATGGCCATATCAAAGGCGATACATGCAGTCAATTTATCAGACACTGATAAAGGTTTTGAAACCGAGATCAAATCTTTCGGAGAACTTTTTGAAATGGCAGATAAAAAAGAAGGGGTTTCTGCTTTTATGGAAAAAAGAAAACCTACTTTTTAA
- a CDS encoding deoxycytidylate deaminase, with the protein MNKFDKAYLKMAQEWAKLSYCKRKQVGALIVKDRMIISDGYNGTPSGFENCCENEEGKTHWYVLHAEANAILKLAASTQSAKGATLYLTLSPCKECSKLILQAGITRLVYINEYSDDDGISFLKNHNIEIEQISDVELKK; encoded by the coding sequence ATGAATAAGTTTGATAAAGCTTATCTAAAAATGGCTCAGGAATGGGCAAAACTGTCCTACTGCAAAAGAAAGCAGGTAGGCGCTCTTATTGTAAAAGACAGGATGATTATTTCTGACGGGTACAACGGTACTCCATCAGGATTTGAAAACTGCTGTGAAAATGAAGAGGGAAAAACACATTGGTATGTGCTGCATGCTGAAGCCAATGCCATATTAAAACTGGCAGCATCCACACAATCAGCAAAAGGAGCAACGTTATATTTAACCCTTTCACCATGCAAAGAATGTAGTAAACTCATCTTGCAGGCAGGGATTACAAGATTAGTATATATCAATGAATATTCTGATGATGATGGAATATCATTTTTAAAAAACCATAATATTGAGATAGAGCAGATATCAGATGTTGAACTAAAAAAATAA
- the xerD gene encoding site-specific tyrosine recombinase XerD, which yields MTWQEKIKDFEIFLRFERNFSENTLDAYIRDIRKLKEYSEESLDNIGPDVITYDHIQQYIFLLSKQKFSERSQARWISSIKAFFKYLVEDEIREDNPATLLEGPKLGLYLPDTLSLPDINRIINAIEVSTDLGKRNQCIIEVLYGCGLRVSELIELKISNINFNEKFIKVTGKGDKTRLVPLADYTSELLKNYIQDVRSKNKINKKHEDCLFLNSRGTSMSRVIVFLIIKELTDKAGVNKKISPHTFRHSFATHLLQNGADLRYIQEMLGHSSITTTEIYTHLKTEELRDVILNYHPRNINITQ from the coding sequence ATGACTTGGCAGGAAAAAATTAAAGATTTTGAAATTTTTCTTCGGTTCGAGAGGAATTTTTCAGAAAACACCCTCGACGCCTATATTCGGGACATCCGGAAATTAAAGGAGTACAGTGAAGAAAGTCTTGATAATATTGGTCCGGATGTGATAACTTATGATCATATCCAGCAATATATATTTTTACTTTCAAAACAAAAATTCAGTGAAAGATCTCAGGCAAGATGGATCTCTTCCATTAAAGCTTTTTTCAAATATTTAGTAGAAGACGAAATAAGAGAAGACAATCCTGCAACCTTACTGGAAGGTCCAAAATTGGGATTATATCTTCCGGACACACTTAGCCTTCCGGACATCAATAGAATCATTAATGCCATAGAAGTTTCGACAGATTTAGGCAAAAGAAACCAATGCATCATTGAGGTTCTGTATGGTTGTGGATTAAGGGTTTCCGAATTGATTGAATTAAAAATTTCCAACATTAATTTTAATGAAAAATTCATTAAAGTAACGGGAAAAGGAGATAAAACCAGGCTTGTTCCGCTAGCAGACTATACTTCTGAATTACTAAAAAACTATATTCAGGATGTACGTTCTAAAAACAAGATCAATAAAAAGCATGAGGATTGCCTTTTCTTAAACAGCAGAGGAACTTCCATGTCCAGAGTTATTGTATTTCTTATTATCAAAGAGCTTACGGATAAAGCAGGAGTTAACAAAAAAATCTCTCCTCACACCTTCCGACATTCTTTCGCCACTCATCTTCTGCAAAACGGAGCCGATTTGCGTTATATTCAGGAAATGTTGGGACATTCAAGCATTACAACAACCGAGATTTACACTCATCTGAAAACGGAAGAACTTCGTGATGTTATATTAAATTACCATCCGAGAAATATTAATATTACACAATGA
- a CDS encoding NUDIX hydrolase: MMLLKYCPSCGKESLQWDNEKKWSCPECHFTLYNNVAGAVAVIIRCDDEVFLTRRNRDPKKGKLDLAGGFVDPKESAEETCKRELFEELQINIDISNLKYLTSLPNVYQYKEIDYNTIDLFYEYKVSEKFDINLELSEISEAVWIPLKELNLEDIAFDSQKIFFEKYIQSI; encoded by the coding sequence ATGATGTTATTGAAATATTGTCCTAGCTGCGGCAAAGAATCGTTACAATGGGATAATGAAAAAAAGTGGAGTTGCCCTGAATGTCATTTCACCTTATACAATAATGTAGCAGGAGCCGTAGCGGTCATTATAAGATGTGATGATGAAGTTTTTCTTACAAGACGAAACAGAGACCCTAAAAAAGGAAAACTAGATCTGGCGGGAGGATTTGTAGACCCTAAAGAAAGCGCAGAAGAAACCTGCAAAAGAGAGCTTTTCGAGGAGTTGCAAATAAACATTGATATTTCAAATTTAAAATATCTTACAAGCCTTCCCAATGTTTATCAATATAAGGAGATTGATTATAATACCATCGATCTTTTTTATGAATATAAAGTCTCAGAAAAGTTCGACATCAATCTCGAATTATCAGAAATTTCAGAAGCCGTCTGGATTCCTTTGAAAGAATTAAACCTGGAAGACATCGCTTTTGATTCCCAGAAAATATTTTTTGAAAAATATATACAATCTATTTAA
- a CDS encoding heme-binding domain-containing protein yields MATVKKILLWLLIVFVLIQFIPIDKTNVAVKSSMNFIEVKKAPPKISALIKSACYDCHSNETVYPKYAYFAPISWSVKSHVNEGREHLNFSVWETYNKDLKKSMLDKSIQTIQSKAMPLPGYMVYHKEANLSEAERTLLIRYFEEMIKNKAY; encoded by the coding sequence ATGGCAACTGTAAAGAAAATATTGCTTTGGCTGCTGATTGTATTTGTTCTCATTCAGTTTATACCGATTGATAAGACAAATGTTGCTGTTAAAAGCTCGATGAATTTTATTGAGGTTAAAAAAGCACCTCCTAAAATAAGTGCCCTTATCAAGTCTGCTTGTTATGATTGCCACTCCAACGAAACGGTGTATCCTAAATATGCTTATTTTGCACCGATTTCCTGGTCAGTAAAAAGTCATGTGAACGAAGGGAGGGAACATCTTAATTTTTCTGTCTGGGAAACCTATAATAAAGATTTGAAAAAAAGTATGCTGGATAAATCAATCCAGACGATTCAAAGCAAAGCAATGCCTTTGCCGGGATATATGGTGTATCATAAAGAAGCCAATTTATCAGAAGCAGAAAGAACATTACTGATAAGATACTTTGAAGAAATGATTAAAAATAAGGCTTATTAA
- a CDS encoding Ig-like domain-containing protein has translation MKKIFLLFAAVFLLHSCARLGSPVGGPKDSLAPKFLSSNIDTTRINVSRDLKELRIDFDEYITLKDINKNLIISPPIKNIKRIIPANIANKFLLIQWTDTLQANTTYNFNFGNSIADNNEGNILKYYNFAFSTGEKIDDLYISGEIKDALATKKSNGENKMVVGLFQVKDTMNYRQKPYYITKVDEDGYYELNYLSPGKYKIIAFEDDNGNSVYDKGKEKIGFQKEPVDVSKSISGLNMKVYPSKKPLKYLETKEMPGGVIMTFEGHPETVKVFSLNDKLKDIKVTHTPKSDSVKIWFDAVKSDVGQTANENLKFSYDAGIKDSALTASLFYRYNTKNKMTISNGNALLPPKSDLVITSNYIIDTINPEKWTLKKDSLTAQEFTAKVSETNPYQILVTSNFESGKKYQLTVPSKTVSSYYDKIADPYRFDFEADKVENYGSLTFRLTNAPVADYWIQLLDSSDKVVYQRYTKGDFVKFDILKPGEYITRILVDNNGNKFWDEADLDKDIFAEDSYVYFKQSVVRPLWDSNEDWDLKDTRTLDSPKTSANKTTSETMSSDLNRTESITIPATNKPITSDRGILTPVK, from the coding sequence ATGAAGAAAATTTTTTTATTGTTCGCTGCTGTTTTTCTTTTGCATTCATGTGCAAGACTGGGCTCTCCTGTAGGTGGTCCAAAAGATTCTCTGGCACCGAAGTTTTTAAGTTCGAATATTGATACAACAAGAATTAACGTTTCGAGGGATTTAAAGGAACTAAGGATCGATTTTGATGAATATATTACTTTAAAGGACATCAACAAAAACCTGATTATTTCGCCGCCCATCAAAAATATTAAGAGAATTATCCCTGCTAATATTGCAAACAAATTTCTTTTGATTCAATGGACAGATACGTTACAGGCGAATACCACCTATAATTTCAATTTTGGAAATTCAATAGCGGATAATAATGAAGGCAATATTTTAAAATATTACAATTTCGCTTTTTCAACCGGAGAAAAGATTGACGATTTATACATCAGCGGTGAGATAAAAGATGCTCTTGCTACTAAAAAAAGTAATGGTGAAAACAAAATGGTAGTTGGCCTTTTTCAGGTAAAAGATACCATGAACTACAGACAAAAACCTTATTATATTACTAAAGTGGACGAGGACGGATATTATGAGCTTAATTATCTGTCTCCCGGAAAGTATAAAATTATAGCTTTTGAAGATGATAATGGAAATTCGGTTTACGATAAGGGTAAGGAAAAAATAGGTTTTCAAAAAGAACCTGTCGATGTTTCAAAGTCTATATCAGGTTTAAATATGAAGGTTTATCCGTCTAAAAAACCTTTGAAATACCTTGAAACGAAAGAGATGCCGGGCGGAGTTATAATGACCTTTGAAGGACATCCTGAAACTGTAAAAGTCTTTTCTTTAAATGACAAACTTAAAGATATAAAAGTTACCCATACCCCAAAATCGGATTCTGTAAAGATTTGGTTTGATGCGGTGAAAAGTGATGTAGGACAGACCGCTAATGAAAATTTAAAATTCAGTTATGATGCAGGAATTAAAGACAGCGCTCTTACAGCTTCTTTGTTCTACAGATACAATACAAAGAACAAAATGACTATTTCTAACGGAAATGCTCTTCTGCCTCCGAAATCTGATCTTGTCATCACCTCAAATTATATCATCGATACAATCAACCCTGAGAAATGGACATTGAAAAAAGATAGTTTGACCGCTCAGGAATTTACTGCTAAAGTTTCGGAGACCAATCCGTATCAGATTTTAGTAACCTCAAATTTTGAGTCCGGAAAAAAATATCAACTGACTGTTCCGAGTAAAACGGTTTCTTCTTACTATGATAAAATAGCGGATCCTTACCGTTTCGATTTTGAAGCAGATAAAGTTGAAAATTATGGAAGCTTAACATTCAGGCTTACCAATGCACCTGTTGCTGATTATTGGATCCAATTGCTGGATTCTTCCGATAAAGTAGTATATCAAAGATATACAAAAGGAGACTTTGTGAAATTCGATATTTTAAAGCCGGGAGAATACATTACCAGGATTCTGGTAGATAATAATGGAAATAAATTTTGGGACGAAGCTGATCTGGATAAAGATATTTTTGCGGAAGATTCTTATGTCTATTTTAAGCAATCTGTGGTGAGACCATTGTGGGATTCTAATGAAGACTGGGATTTGAAAGATACAAGAACATTGGATAGCCCTAAAACTTCCGCAAATAAAACTACGTCCGAAACCATGAGTTCTGATCTTAATAGAACAGAAAGTATTACAATCCCAGCGACCAATAAACCTATTACATCTGATAGAGGGATTTTAACACCTGTGAAATAA
- a CDS encoding serine hydrolase domain-containing protein: MKKLSFVLISTVFFCITSCKKKEESQSEAVYTSSLPNYGKVDLDRVFTKEDGMLSDKNTITQYIDQYYQKVWEKGNLSGGILVAKGDDILYENYRGFGREGNQMPIDKNTPLHVASVSKTLTAMAMMKLVEAGKIKLTDHLTQFFPGFPYPNVTVQTLLDQRSGLPKYEYFITKIKPEPAELSKTFITNEDVLNMIIKYKPDLARDTDTGFMYCNTNFALLALLIEKVTQTPFPQAMKEMVFAPLKMKNTYVFQEKDIPTASQSFYYGGNRLYPLDRLDLIYGDKNVYTTPRDLFNFSKAMFSKNFLKPELMKMVFEPYSNEKFGMNNYGLGFRMKIFDNGEKLTYHNGWWHGTNSVFAHLLKSKVTIVAIGNKYSGRVYTALALSGLFEDFPQQKAKLHTVMNENKDSLNGGNEVFGE, encoded by the coding sequence ATGAAGAAGCTTAGTTTTGTACTTATTTCCACTGTATTTTTTTGTATTACATCCTGTAAAAAGAAAGAAGAAAGCCAATCTGAGGCTGTTTACACTTCCAGTTTACCTAATTATGGAAAGGTAGATTTGGATCGTGTTTTTACCAAAGAAGATGGGATGCTTTCGGATAAGAATACCATTACTCAATATATTGACCAGTATTATCAAAAAGTTTGGGAAAAGGGGAATTTAAGCGGAGGGATTCTGGTGGCAAAAGGAGATGATATCCTTTATGAAAACTATAGAGGATTCGGAAGAGAAGGCAATCAGATGCCTATTGATAAAAATACACCTTTACATGTCGCTTCGGTTTCAAAAACATTGACGGCAATGGCGATGATGAAACTGGTTGAGGCTGGAAAAATAAAATTAACGGATCACTTAACCCAGTTTTTTCCTGGATTTCCTTACCCGAATGTTACTGTTCAAACCTTATTGGATCAGAGAAGCGGTTTACCGAAATACGAATATTTTATCACAAAAATAAAACCTGAACCTGCAGAATTATCTAAAACGTTTATTACGAATGAGGATGTGCTAAATATGATTATTAAGTACAAGCCTGATCTGGCAAGAGATACCGATACAGGATTCATGTATTGCAACACCAATTTTGCTCTACTGGCATTACTGATTGAAAAAGTAACCCAAACACCTTTTCCTCAGGCCATGAAAGAAATGGTTTTTGCACCGCTGAAAATGAAAAACACGTATGTTTTCCAGGAAAAAGATATTCCTACAGCGTCGCAGTCATTTTATTACGGAGGAAATAGATTATATCCGTTAGATCGGTTAGACCTTATTTATGGAGATAAAAACGTATATACTACACCGAGAGATCTTTTTAACTTTTCAAAAGCCATGTTTTCAAAAAACTTCCTAAAGCCTGAATTAATGAAAATGGTTTTTGAACCTTACAGCAATGAGAAATTCGGGATGAATAATTACGGCTTAGGGTTTAGAATGAAGATTTTTGATAACGGGGAAAAGCTGACCTATCACAATGGTTGGTGGCACGGAACCAATTCTGTTTTTGCTCATTTGCTGAAATCTAAAGTTACGATTGTAGCAATTGGAAATAAATATTCAGGGAGAGTGTATACAGCATTGGCTTTGTCCGGATTATTTGAAGATTTCCCGCAGCAAAAAGCGAAGTTACATACGGTAATGAATGAGAATAAAGATTCTTTAAACGGCGGAAATGAAGTTTTTGGAGAATAA
- a CDS encoding 2-hydroxyacid dehydrogenase, whose product MRILLLDKNHPLITEQLLAKNCVLEEDFTSSYDEVCSKIENYDGVIIRSRIPLNRNFLEKAKKLKFIARVGAGMENIDIPVAEKLGIQLINSPEGNRDSVAEHVVGMLLILMNRLFIASQEVKNGIWLREENRGDELLGKTVGLIGYGNMGKATAKRLSGFGCKVIFHDILPNLSDEFATQVSLEELKDKAEVLSLHIPLTSETHYLIDSSFIAEMKNEFYLVNTARGKNIETKSLVEAIRSGKVKGACLDVLEYEKSSFENIESENETLQYLLNSDKVIVTPHIAGWTHQSKEKLAQVIVDKIVASFL is encoded by the coding sequence ATGAGAATTTTACTCCTCGATAAAAACCATCCGCTTATTACAGAACAACTTTTGGCTAAAAATTGTGTGCTGGAAGAAGATTTTACTTCCTCTTATGATGAGGTTTGCAGTAAAATTGAAAATTATGACGGGGTGATTATCAGAAGCAGAATTCCTTTAAACAGAAACTTTTTAGAAAAGGCAAAAAAGCTCAAATTCATTGCAAGAGTAGGAGCGGGGATGGAAAATATTGATATTCCTGTGGCTGAAAAACTGGGAATACAACTGATTAATTCTCCCGAAGGAAACCGGGATTCTGTAGCGGAACATGTTGTTGGCATGCTGCTGATTTTAATGAACCGTCTTTTTATCGCTTCACAGGAAGTAAAAAACGGAATCTGGCTTCGTGAAGAGAACAGGGGTGACGAACTTTTGGGTAAAACGGTAGGATTAATCGGCTACGGAAATATGGGGAAAGCTACTGCAAAACGACTTTCCGGTTTTGGGTGTAAAGTGATTTTCCATGATATTCTTCCCAATCTTTCCGATGAATTTGCCACTCAGGTTTCTCTGGAAGAATTAAAAGATAAAGCTGAGGTTTTAAGTCTACATATTCCATTGACTTCCGAAACACATTATCTTATTGATTCATCATTCATTGCTGAGATGAAAAATGAGTTTTATTTAGTCAACACGGCAAGAGGAAAAAATATAGAAACTAAAAGTTTAGTTGAAGCGATACGGTCAGGGAAAGTAAAAGGAGCTTGTCTTGATGTATTGGAGTACGAAAAATCTTCCTTCGAGAATATTGAATCTGAAAATGAAACATTGCAATATTTGTTAAATTCAGACAAGGTAATCGTGACACCGCATATTGCAGGATGGACCCATCAAAGTAAGGAAAAACTGGCGCAGGTGATTGTAGATAAAATAGTAGCTTCATTTTTATAA
- a CDS encoding acyl-CoA thioesterase — MAKVKKASESLTVMTNIVLPNDTNQLRNLFGGELLARMDRCASISATRHCERRVVTASVNHVSFDYPIPEGGIVVMESKVSRAFSTSMEIYVDVWLDDPINQKKIQTNKGIYTFVAVDEFNRPIPIPAMEPETELEKERFAAALRRKELSLILSGRMKPAESIELKKLFQES; from the coding sequence ATGGCAAAAGTAAAAAAAGCGTCAGAATCGCTGACGGTAATGACGAATATTGTACTTCCCAATGATACCAATCAGCTGAGAAATCTTTTTGGTGGAGAATTATTGGCAAGAATGGACAGATGCGCTTCAATTTCTGCAACCAGACATTGCGAAAGAAGAGTCGTAACAGCATCGGTAAATCACGTTTCGTTTGATTATCCTATTCCGGAAGGTGGAATTGTTGTGATGGAATCGAAGGTTTCAAGAGCTTTTTCCACATCAATGGAGATTTATGTTGATGTTTGGTTGGATGATCCGATCAATCAGAAAAAAATACAGACCAATAAAGGAATTTATACATTTGTTGCCGTAGATGAATTCAACAGACCTATTCCAATTCCTGCAATGGAGCCGGAAACTGAGCTTGAAAAAGAGCGTTTTGCAGCCGCATTGAGAAGAAAGGAACTTTCATTGATTCTTTCCGGAAGAATGAAACCCGCAGAATCTATAGAGCTGAAAAAATTATTTCAGGAATCTTAA
- a CDS encoding TonB-dependent receptor has protein sequence MKGLFFLGLTVGSFAFLQAQNSDSLKIKEIEAVNFTKRLPVAKEIINVQKDLDSKNLGQDLPILLKNQTSIISTSDAGNGIGYTGFRIRGVSGSAINVMMNGVPYNDSESQGTFFVNVPDLTSSASQILIQRGVGTSNNGSAAFGASINVISKDPEEKFYFKTDDSYGSFNTYKYSAEIGSGKFWGNRLSLMGRYTHINSDGYIDRAFSKLNSYNFTALYEEGKTRIRLMAFGGKEKTYQAWNGIDRAIWETNPKFNPSGAIYDSNWENIVGFYDNETDNYRQNHYQVLWEQKFNEKWNLETTLHYTKGKGYYENYKQGDPFARYSLPDIDGEQYSDFIRKKWLNNDFYGMVSTLYGKLGTVDVNFGAVANQYYGRHYGNVTGVFFPQIDEHEYYRSRSVKNEVSGFAKALVRVHNFEFFGDLQLRNVDYDTKIITAGDDEGANLDKNWLFFNPKVGANYKIGNGKIFVSYAHAHREPNRDDLLANNDVKAEKLHDFEAGIEKQFGPVSFTANLYYMYYVNQLVLNGELNNVGAFIRTNSGKSYRSGIELGTLAKLSKQWEITGNVSFSNNRNLDFKTENETEVKNLGNTQISFSPDIIANLGLKFNPTKNFQLALMNQYVGKQYLDNSEDENLQLKDYLLTDFNAQYQFTIAHNEIALKLLVNNIFNKKYVNNGAVWDGNPYYFSQAGTNFMFGISWKIQ, from the coding sequence ATGAAAGGATTATTTTTTTTAGGGCTTACTGTTGGCTCTTTCGCTTTTTTGCAGGCACAAAATTCCGATTCCTTGAAAATAAAGGAAATTGAGGCTGTTAATTTTACCAAGAGACTTCCCGTTGCAAAGGAAATCATTAATGTTCAGAAGGATTTGGACAGCAAAAATCTAGGACAGGATCTTCCGATTTTACTTAAAAATCAAACGTCTATTATCTCTACTTCAGATGCCGGGAACGGTATCGGATACACAGGATTTAGAATTCGTGGTGTTTCGGGAAGTGCAATCAATGTCATGATGAACGGTGTTCCGTACAATGATTCCGAAAGTCAGGGAACTTTCTTCGTGAATGTTCCGGATTTGACGAGTTCCGCATCACAAATTTTAATTCAGAGAGGGGTAGGAACTTCCAATAACGGATCTGCGGCTTTTGGAGCAAGCATTAATGTGATTTCAAAAGATCCGGAAGAAAAGTTCTATTTCAAAACGGATGATAGTTATGGGTCGTTCAATACCTATAAATATTCTGCGGAGATCGGTTCCGGAAAATTCTGGGGAAACAGGCTTTCTTTGATGGGAAGGTACACTCATATCAATTCTGATGGGTATATCGACAGGGCGTTTTCAAAGCTGAATTCTTACAACTTCACGGCTTTGTATGAAGAGGGGAAAACAAGAATTCGTTTAATGGCTTTTGGAGGAAAAGAAAAAACATATCAAGCCTGGAACGGAATCGACAGGGCAATTTGGGAAACGAATCCAAAATTTAATCCTTCAGGAGCAATTTACGATTCGAACTGGGAAAATATTGTCGGGTTTTATGATAATGAAACCGATAATTACAGACAAAACCATTATCAGGTGCTTTGGGAACAAAAGTTTAATGAGAAATGGAATTTAGAAACAACTTTACACTATACCAAAGGAAAAGGATATTATGAAAACTACAAGCAGGGAGATCCTTTTGCAAGATACAGCTTACCGGATATTGACGGTGAGCAATACTCGGACTTTATAAGAAAAAAATGGCTAAACAACGATTTTTACGGAATGGTTTCCACGTTGTACGGGAAATTGGGAACGGTTGATGTCAACTTCGGAGCGGTTGCCAATCAATATTACGGCAGGCATTACGGAAATGTAACTGGGGTTTTCTTCCCTCAGATTGATGAGCACGAATATTACAGAAGCCGTTCTGTAAAAAACGAAGTTTCAGGTTTTGCAAAGGCTTTGGTAAGAGTTCATAATTTTGAATTCTTTGGAGATTTGCAGCTGAGAAATGTAGATTATGATACGAAAATCATTACAGCTGGAGACGATGAAGGAGCAAATTTGGATAAAAACTGGTTGTTCTTCAATCCAAAGGTCGGAGCTAACTATAAAATAGGAAATGGGAAAATCTTTGTTTCCTATGCACATGCACATCGTGAGCCTAATAGAGATGATTTATTGGCGAACAATGATGTGAAAGCGGAAAAACTTCACGATTTTGAAGCGGGTATTGAAAAACAATTCGGACCTGTGTCGTTTACAGCAAACCTGTATTATATGTACTACGTTAATCAATTGGTTTTGAATGGCGAATTAAATAATGTTGGAGCTTTCATCAGAACCAATTCAGGGAAAAGCTACAGAAGCGGTATTGAATTAGGAACTTTGGCAAAACTTTCGAAACAATGGGAGATAACGGGAAATGTAAGTTTCAGCAACAACAGGAATTTAGATTTTAAAACCGAAAATGAAACGGAAGTAAAAAATCTTGGAAATACCCAGATTTCTTTTTCTCCGGATATTATTGCAAACTTAGGACTGAAATTCAATCCTACAAAAAACTTCCAGTTGGCTTTGATGAATCAATATGTAGGAAAGCAATATCTTGACAATTCCGAAGATGAGAATCTACAGTTGAAAGATTATCTTTTAACGGATTTCAATGCTCAGTATCAATTTACAATAGCACATAATGAAATCGCCTTAAAACTGTTGGTGAATAATATTTTCAATAAAAAATATGTGAATAACGGTGCGGTTTGGGACGGAAACCCTTATTATTTTTCACAGGCAGGAACTAACTTTATGTTTGGAATAAGCTGGAAAATTCAGTAA
- a CDS encoding WG repeat-containing protein, with product MRIFVVQKHTMKNIYQLFAVFLFSAVLSQSSRVASKSETQFPGTTQFARINSNRPDLISLYGDVPLLIPKRENGKVGYVNQKGQMVIPAEFYIGMFFAEDCNLLNSPNEKVKKYGTNEYATVEKDQISYRINVYGKKVYRYKDSDLGKCKNTYIKQKYGVYKDKYLFGLGDNNLYKNSKVTFKFQIPPQYEMLYVLESNDLENPMMVAVANNKFGVINKDNKIIIPFEYEDIKLNYSWKLGGMFEVSKDGQSYYYVDVRNKKY from the coding sequence ATGCGTATTTTCGTAGTACAAAAACATACCATGAAAAATATCTATCAACTCTTTGCAGTTTTTCTGTTTAGTGCTGTTCTTTCGCAGTCCAGTCGGGTTGCTTCAAAAAGCGAAACGCAATTTCCCGGAACAACACAGTTTGCCAGGATAAATTCTAATCGTCCGGATTTGATATCGCTATACGGAGATGTTCCTTTGCTTATTCCCAAAAGGGAAAATGGTAAGGTAGGTTATGTCAATCAGAAAGGACAAATGGTCATTCCTGCAGAATTTTATATCGGGATGTTTTTTGCGGAAGACTGTAATCTGCTTAATTCCCCGAATGAAAAAGTAAAGAAATATGGAACGAACGAGTATGCAACGGTAGAAAAAGACCAGATTTCTTATAGGATAAATGTTTATGGGAAAAAAGTTTATCGTTATAAAGATTCGGATTTAGGGAAATGCAAGAATACATATATAAAACAAAAATACGGAGTCTATAAAGACAAATATCTTTTCGGACTGGGAGATAATAATCTTTATAAAAATTCCAAAGTCACTTTCAAGTTTCAGATTCCTCCTCAATATGAAATGTTGTATGTTCTGGAAAGTAATGATCTGGAAAATCCTATGATGGTGGCTGTTGCCAATAATAAATTCGGAGTGATCAATAAAGATAATAAAATCATTATTCCGTTTGAATATGAAGATATTAAACTGAATTACAGCTGGAAACTAGGAGGGATGTTTGAAGTTTCTAAAGACGGTCAAAGCTATTACTATGTAGACGTAAGAAATAAAAAATATTGA